The Bacteroidia bacterium genomic interval TGTATTGAACTGGTCTACCTTTGCAGAAAGTAATACCGCCTATTTTGAAATTGAACGCTCAATTGACCGGGAGAAGTTTAAGCGAATTGGAAAATTGCCGGGAGGAGGGGCAGGAGATTTCCAGCATCAGGAGTACAATTTTGTAGATCCGGGTTTAGCCATGATTGGATTTCCCCGGATTTACTATCGGATCAAACAGATTGGATTGGATAAAAAGGTGTCCCAAAGTCAGATTTATGAACATAGTTTTGATTTGAATCTGGGATTATACATCAAAGTTGATACCATCGAAGGAGGGATTATTACCCTGGCCTATGTGGCTGATGAAGCCTGTGAAGCTTTGTTTCAGGTCCTGACCAAGGAGGGGAAAGTTCTCTATGAAGAAAAGATAGATGTAGGCTTTAAGGCAAGGCGAAGAAAACTGGATGCAAGTATATGGGGAGAAGGAGACTATTTGATGGTGCTTTCTAATGATAATACCCGCGTAAGCGAATGGTTGCAGATTAGAAATGATAAAGAAGAAGAGGTAGAAGAATAGACCGAATTCTTATAGCTAATAAATATTTAAGCTGGATTTAGTCCAAAAATTGGAAAGAATTCAGGTAGATGCGTTTTCTAGGGAATTTTGTGTAATTTTATGCGGGGAACGCATCATGAAGAACCTACTGAACTACGCAACTATTCTCCTATTTTTCCTGGGCTACCTATGGTCCGGCTTATTTGCGCAGACTAAATTAGAGGCGCTTGAACAGCAACTCGAACAAAATCTCTCCTCCGAAGAACGCATCAGCGTCTTAAATGAGTTGGCTGAAAACCTTAAGCGTAATTACCCCAAATCAGCTTTTCGATATAGTAAACAAGCCTATGAGCTTGCACAAATCAAAAAGGTCCCGGAAGGGATTGCATCTTCCCTTCTTATTATGGGAGATAGCAAATGGAACCAGGGGTATTATAAAGAAGCATATACCTTTTATGAGGAAGGAAAGACTGCTTATGAAGCACTTGGGGACAGCATGGGAATTGCTTCTGTCCGACATGGTTTTGCGATTGTTGACTGGAGGTTTGGAAACTTTCCCAAAGCTTTGGAACATGAATTCAAAGCCCTGATGATCCGTGAGAGAAATGGGGATAGCCTCTTGATGGCAGATTCTTATTATTGGTTAGGCATTTTCCATACAGACCTGATTCATTTTGAAGAAGCCATTGATTTCCTCAATCGCTCATTAAGAATAGCCAAGTCTTATGAGGATAAGCAAAGGACCGCTAATTCGCTCAACTTTATTGGGAGAGCCTGGCGCAAGCAGGAAGAATATGGAAGGGCGCTGGAAGCCCACAACGAATCTCTGGGCTATTACCGGGATCTGGGGGATAGTCTGGGGGTCTCTGATTATTTCAATAATGTAGGAAGCATTTACAGGCGTGAAGAAAACTACGAAGAGGCCTTGAAGTATTTTTTCCGGGCACTGGAAATACAGGAGAAACTCAATGATCAGGAAGGAATTGCGGATGGGTATAATGACATAGGCACAACCTATATGCAGAAAGGTGCTTTCAATGAGTCCATTACTTATTTGAACAAGGCCCTGGATATTTCCAGAAGGACGGGATTGAAGGATGATGTGAGATATGCCTATGCCAGTTTGTCGGCTGTATATGATTCGGTAGGAGACTATGAAAATGCTTATTTCTACCATCGAAAGTTGATGGAAGTTAAGGATTCCATTCTGGATCAAAAGAAAAACCAAACCATCGCCGAACTGGTAAAAGATCATGAAGAGGAAACCCGTGCACAGAAATTGAAATTGCTGGAACTGGATTCTTCCCGCAATCAATTATTGGGTTTTTTACTTCTCGCTGCCTTATTGCTTTCCCTGGTTTTTTTGATTTGGATGATTAGCCGTTCGCGCTTGCAATCAAAGTTGAATAAGGAGCTTTCGCGGAAAAATCGAATCATCGAAATAGAAAAACATCGCTCCGAAGAACTCCTGCTCAATATCCTTCCGAAAGAAACGGCGGATGAATTGATGATGCATGGAAAAGCCAAAGCAAGGAGCCATGAAGAAGTATCTGTACTTTTCTCCGATTTTGTAGGCTTTACCAAGCTTAGTGAACAATTAACTCCCCATGAGCTTGTGACAGAGCTTCACCACTGTTTTGAGGCCTTTGATAGGATTATAGAGAAATATGGCATAGAAAAGATAAAAACCATCGGAGATGCCTATATGTGTGTATCGGGCCTTCCAGCGGACAGTACCCAGCATGCAGTTAATATGGTCAAAGCAGGTCTGGAAATGCAGGAATTCCTGACGATTTATAAGAAGCAGCGAAAAGAGCAAGGCATTCCTTTCTTTGAAGCGCGCATAGGTATACATTCTGGTCCTGTGGTTGCCGGCATTGTTGGTATCCGAAAATTCTCCTACGATGTTTGGGGGGATACGGTAAATATGGCTTCTCGTATGGAAGACCATGGCGCAGTAGGTAAGGTCAATATTTCACAAGCCACCTATGAGATCGTTCAAAACGATTTTCTCTGCAAACATCGTGGACAACTTGATGTCAAGCACAAAGGGAAAATGGATATGTACTTTGTGGAGTGGGAGATTTAGGCAAGTATTGAGGTGAAATTGTTCGATAGATGACTAAATGCTCCTCGAAAGGAAGGCTTGAAAAAATTCCCCATCAATTACTCTACTCAAACTACAACACTACAACACCTCCTCCTAGTATTCCACAAGTGAATGAATCTGCTCCGCATAAGGCTTCAATTTCTCCTGCCCATTGAGAAACGTCAGATCGATAATAAAACTAAAGCCTAATACTTCTGCTCCTAACTTTTTGGCCAGTTCGGCAGTTGCTGCCGCTGTACCTCCTGTAGCCAGCAAGTCATCATGTATGACAATTTTATCGCCGGGTTGCAGGGCTTCCTTTACAGCTTCAAGCGTAGCTTCTCCATATTCAAGGGCATAGCTCATTTCAATTGTCTCTGGAGGCAGTTTCCCTTTTTTGCGGATCATTACAAAACCTGCATCCAGTTCCTCAGCCATTTGAGGTCCAAAGAGAAAGCCACGGCTGTCTATTCCCAGGATTTTATTCACACCCGAATCCCTCCAGCGGTTTGCCAATTCCATTTTACATTCCCGCATTAGCTCGGGAGAGAGGAAAATAGGGGAGATGTCTTTGAAAAGTACACCGGGTATCGGAAAGTCAGGTACCTCTCGGATGTGCGCATGGATTTTCTCTGCTAAACTCATGCAGTGAAGGTATGAAAATGTAGATGATATTGCGAGTGGATAGCGAGGAGAAGTAAGAACAAGAAATAAGAACTAAAGAAGTAAGAATTTTTGTTTGAGGCCAATACGCTAAGCCATCCTTTGCATTTCCCTAAATCTCAAAATAGATGCGAAGCTTTTTCAGTATTTCCGAACTCAATCCCGGAACCGCCAATACTTCTTCCCAGTTTTTGAAATGCCCTAAAGCCTTGCGTTCATTAATGATGGCTTCTGCTATTACTTTATCTATAAAGGGATAGAAAGCCAGATTCCTTGCAAAAACAATATTGAGGTCTTTCCTCGGATATTTGTCTACACCTTCCACTTTCAGATAAGGAGAAATACGTGCAAAGGTAGCGGGTGATAAGCCGTAAACCTGTTTGAGTTGATCTACGGAATAGAAGAATCCCAGCAATTTTCTGTATTTCAAAATCCGTAAGACCAATTTGCTTTCTAACTCAGGTAATAGGGAAAGACTGGAAGAGTCTGCTTTATTCAGGTCTATGATGGGGAGTTGGCTTGCTGCAGCAGGCGCTTTGATGGCAGGAGCTATTTTCTTGGGTTTCTCTGCTCCCCGACTTGGACCACTGAGGGACTGAGGCTTGACTTCATTTGCTTCTGCAAAGAACTTTTTCAACTCCTCTTCCTCTTTACTTTCTTCTTCCGCAAAAATAGAAGCCGGTACATCCAAAAATAGATAAGGCTTTATCTGACTAAAAGTCTCTGGTTCCAGATAATAAACACGCTTGAGTTGATCTATGTTGGAAAAGCCTCCCAGGGTATTTCTGTACTTTACTATCCGCTTGGACAAAGTTTTGCCAATACCTGGTAAAGTTTCAAATTCTTCAGCCGTAGCTGTATTGATATCCAGCTTTGGATAAGATTTCTTCTGTGTTCTCGTGATGGTCTTTCTGGGAGAAGGAGGCGCACTAAAGCGATTGTAGTAAAGGTTAGACTCTATGGCAGAAAAAAGCTCAGGGCTAATCCCATAGACTTTAGACACTTGCTCAACATTCCTAAATCCGCCTATAGAATTTCTGTATCGGATAATACGTTGGCTAAGCCCTGGACCTATCCCTTTAAGCTGGGTCCATTGCAAACTGTCCGCGAGATTTATATCAAGTCGGAGGGTTGAGTCTTGTACAGTAACAGGTTGGGCGAAGTTTTGGGCCATCACCGGCTGGTCATAGGGGCGTTGAGCAATGAAGTGTTTAAAGACAAATAGGGCGCTCATAGCCACCAGCAGTATCAGAACCAAAAGTAGAATGCCCTTTTTTTGAGAATGAGTAAAGGTGAATTCTGCTTTATCTAGCATATAGCTGGTTTAGCAATCCAAAGATCGACTGAAACAAGTTCTTCGAAAATAACCTTTTTTGGATTTTAACGCAAGATTCCGTCAATTAGTACAAAAATGCTGGATAATGTAGCCTCATTTCTTTCAGCCTGCATGGTGCTGTGGGAGACTAAAAGAAATGGTCGTTCCTTCCCCTAATTCAGAATTTAACTCACAACTTCCCTCCAATCTAGAGATCGAATTCTTCACAATGTATAGCCCTAAACCTGAGCCTTTAGATTGGGTATTGCCTCGATAAAACATCTCGAATACCTTCTTCTGCAAACGCTCTGGTATGCCTTGGCCATTATCTTCTACTTTGAACTGAACTTTTTCAGCCTGTTCCTGAACCGAAACTTTCACAAAGGGTTGCTGGTGATCCAGGTTGTGGTAGTTGATGCTGTTAACGATGAGGTTTTGGAGAATGGAACTCAGGAGTTTTCTATCTGATATAAAACCATTGCTGAGCTTGATTTCTGTCTGAAATTCTATATTTCGGGATTTCGGTAAATGCTTTAAACTTCCGATAATATCTTCCAGTAAGTTGTTGACATTGAGCGGTTCAAGCTTTACTGTAGCATTATTTACCCGTGTTGCCTCTATCAATTCAGAGAGGGTCAAATCCAGCCTTTCGGTACTTTTGGAGATCATGTCGAAATACCGCAGGGCTCCGGGATCATTTACCTCGTCTCGAGCTATATTGGTTACTCCTATGATACTGGTCAGCGGCCCTTTCAGGTCATGAGAAGCCCGATAAACAAAGGCATCCAGTTCGTCATTTTTCTCCTGCAGTTTGATTTCAGCAATTTTACGGGTAGTAATGTCGGTCAGGATGGCGATGGTGCCAATCGTATCTCCATTGCTATCTACATAGGGCGAACCCGCAACCAGCAACCAAAGGTCATCTCCATTTTTATGTTGGAGATACAGCTCATATTGATCCGATATTCCCTTTCTCCGTAATGCTGACTTTTCTTTGATAATCTTACTGCTATCCTCACCCCCCAAAGCTTCATAGGAACGCTTGCCGATAAGTTCTGTCTTATCTCTTCTCAGGATGCTACAGGCGGAACCATTGACAAACAGGATAGTTTCCTCATTGTCGGTCATGAGCAGGCCTTCATTCATTTTCTCGACCAGCGTTCGATACTTCTGTTCGCTTTGGTGAAGGGCATTTTGTTGATAAAGGCGCTCAGTGATATCCCGCGCAACTCCTACCAAATAGGCATGTGAATCGGATTTTATATAGCCCAGATTCACCTCAACCGGAAGATAGTTTCCTGAACGACCCGGATATTTATCAGTATAAATGGCAGAGCCTGTTCTCTTGACTTCTTCCATGACAGGAGAAGGAATATTATCGAAAAGCAGGTGTTTTCCTCCTTCCTGGGTTGACTTCTGAGCCAATTTAGAATCATTTTGCAGAATCTGATAGGTCTGGCTGTTTGCGTCAACCAATTCACCGCTTTCTGAATCCAAAAGGAAAATGGCATCGCCGGACTGATTGATGAGTCGGTTGAATAAACCCAGCCTTTGCTCAGATACTTTTCTTTGACTTACATCCGAAATGTGGAGGATCATCCGCTTCTCTCCATCCAGTTCAAATGAACTGGATCGAATTTCTACAGGTATTTCCAGCCCATCTCCACTGAGTATTGCACTTTCAGAGTAAGTCAATTGACCCATCGTCATAGCTGCATAAACTCCTTCGGTCATTTCTCTTTGCTTTGAAGGGATTAGCTGATGAAAGCCGGTACCGATCAAAGCTTTTCTTTCCTTTTTAAATAATTCGCAGGCAGCTGGATTGGCATCCAATACCTCTCCCTTAAGGTTGTGGACCAATATAGGTTCCGGAGAACTATTGAAAAGGTCTTTAAATTTTTGCTCACTGCGTTTCAGTTCAGTGATTCTGTCCTGTTCTGCACTGATGTCTCGATTCAGGAGAACGATTCGGGGGGATTCATCTTTTATGGGAGGAATAAGGGTAAAAGAGGAACGTACCCGGACGGCCTTATTATTTTTATGTTGCTGCTCAAGTTCTCCTTTCCAGGATCCTTGTTCAAATAATTCTTTGTGTGCTCTTTCTTGTGAAGAACCTAAGACCTTGGTAGGAAGCAAGTCGAAGAGTTTCTTTCCAATGCTCTCTTTATTATTCCAGCCATAAATTTTTTCAGCAGCAGGATTCCAGCTAAGAATGCGAAAGTCAGTATCGGTAGAAATAATAGCTTCAGAAACGGTATTGACGAGAAGAGCCTGGGACTGAACCTCTCGCAGAAATTTGGTCCTCTCTTCAATATCAATAAGGCTGATCAATAAACGGAATTCTCCCCCCAATATCACCAGCTTTCCAGCAATTTCAACCAGGACTTCATTTCCATCTTTGGCGATCAGGATACATTCCAATCTGTTCTGTACACCCTGGGTAGCCGCTTTGAGAAAACGCATGAAGTCTTCAGGATCAGGATCCTTACTCATCGACTCAAGCGGTAGGCCTGCTTTATCCTGCTTGGAATAGCCCAAAAGTTTGCTGGCAGCTTCATTGAGATCAATGA includes:
- a CDS encoding adenine phosphoribosyltransferase, which encodes MSLAEKIHAHIREVPDFPIPGVLFKDISPIFLSPELMRECKMELANRWRDSGVNKILGIDSRGFLFGPQMAEELDAGFVMIRKKGKLPPETIEMSYALEYGEATLEAVKEALQPGDKIVIHDDLLATGGTAAATAELAKKLGAEVLGFSFIIDLTFLNGQEKLKPYAEQIHSLVEY
- a CDS encoding helix-hairpin-helix domain-containing protein produces the protein MLDKAEFTFTHSQKKGILLLVLILLVAMSALFVFKHFIAQRPYDQPVMAQNFAQPVTVQDSTLRLDINLADSLQWTQLKGIGPGLSQRIIRYRNSIGGFRNVEQVSKVYGISPELFSAIESNLYYNRFSAPPSPRKTITRTQKKSYPKLDINTATAEEFETLPGIGKTLSKRIVKYRNTLGGFSNIDQLKRVYYLEPETFSQIKPYLFLDVPASIFAEEESKEEEELKKFFAEANEVKPQSLSGPSRGAEKPKKIAPAIKAPAAASQLPIIDLNKADSSSLSLLPELESKLVLRILKYRKLLGFFYSVDQLKQVYGLSPATFARISPYLKVEGVDKYPRKDLNIVFARNLAFYPFIDKVIAEAIINERKALGHFKNWEEVLAVPGLSSEILKKLRIYFEI
- a CDS encoding adenylate/guanylate cyclase domain-containing protein; protein product: MKNLLNYATILLFFLGYLWSGLFAQTKLEALEQQLEQNLSSEERISVLNELAENLKRNYPKSAFRYSKQAYELAQIKKVPEGIASSLLIMGDSKWNQGYYKEAYTFYEEGKTAYEALGDSMGIASVRHGFAIVDWRFGNFPKALEHEFKALMIRERNGDSLLMADSYYWLGIFHTDLIHFEEAIDFLNRSLRIAKSYEDKQRTANSLNFIGRAWRKQEEYGRALEAHNESLGYYRDLGDSLGVSDYFNNVGSIYRREENYEEALKYFFRALEIQEKLNDQEGIADGYNDIGTTYMQKGAFNESITYLNKALDISRRTGLKDDVRYAYASLSAVYDSVGDYENAYFYHRKLMEVKDSILDQKKNQTIAELVKDHEEETRAQKLKLLELDSSRNQLLGFLLLAALLLSLVFLIWMISRSRLQSKLNKELSRKNRIIEIEKHRSEELLLNILPKETADELMMHGKAKARSHEEVSVLFSDFVGFTKLSEQLTPHELVTELHHCFEAFDRIIEKYGIEKIKTIGDAYMCVSGLPADSTQHAVNMVKAGLEMQEFLTIYKKQRKEQGIPFFEARIGIHSGPVVAGIVGIRKFSYDVWGDTVNMASRMEDHGAVGKVNISQATYEIVQNDFLCKHRGQLDVKHKGKMDMYFVEWEI
- a CDS encoding PAS domain S-box protein, which encodes MSSASKGIFSQFFISSDPGVLKWLLILGGASFIGIGLLLNVLFPTFVCPKGIYFSLGIASIWLGVLEGVLPHIRKYLYEYAFWIYVGMYLFVIFLAYSNNLHIGFSLALVAVHILFSVSFRTMTEYTIFAVASLIFFSICTFFRPNLAISPLLFLSIICAISLLAGIYVWLREHRDVDMMEGGEMLANMLDNSSYSIFLIDLPKDELIYTNQQAKQMLMGLGGGSNKNVEEILSFFGVDKKVAQGMYDKLSYNELLPSTYTIKDNPGKPMELELKMGKVHSNLGDAFFIKARDISINKQQERSLERSVALNDSLMQAFPDSLVVIDAAGEIRSVRMDKRNANLPSLEQYIGETFEVMASQIMTASKQDEASLLLQKTRESGKVLQLEFLSAMANESRHFDLRFTPLSNSGEILAIIRDISEERETALHLEQSERNYREIFDSVGEGILILHPENLELIDLNEAASKLLGYSKQDKAGLPLESMSKDPDPEDFMRFLKAATQGVQNRLECILIAKDGNEVLVEIAGKLVILGGEFRLLISLIDIEERTKFLREVQSQALLVNTVSEAIISTDTDFRILSWNPAAEKIYGWNNKESIGKKLFDLLPTKVLGSSQERAHKELFEQGSWKGELEQQHKNNKAVRVRSSFTLIPPIKDESPRIVLLNRDISAEQDRITELKRSEQKFKDLFNSSPEPILVHNLKGEVLDANPAACELFKKERKALIGTGFHQLIPSKQREMTEGVYAAMTMGQLTYSESAILSGDGLEIPVEIRSSSFELDGEKRMILHISDVSQRKVSEQRLGLFNRLINQSGDAIFLLDSESGELVDANSQTYQILQNDSKLAQKSTQEGGKHLLFDNIPSPVMEEVKRTGSAIYTDKYPGRSGNYLPVEVNLGYIKSDSHAYLVGVARDITERLYQQNALHQSEQKYRTLVEKMNEGLLMTDNEETILFVNGSACSILRRDKTELIGKRSYEALGGEDSSKIIKEKSALRRKGISDQYELYLQHKNGDDLWLLVAGSPYVDSNGDTIGTIAILTDITTRKIAEIKLQEKNDELDAFVYRASHDLKGPLTSIIGVTNIARDEVNDPGALRYFDMISKSTERLDLTLSELIEATRVNNATVKLEPLNVNNLLEDIIGSLKHLPKSRNIEFQTEIKLSNGFISDRKLLSSILQNLIVNSINYHNLDHQQPFVKVSVQEQAEKVQFKVEDNGQGIPERLQKKVFEMFYRGNTQSKGSGLGLYIVKNSISRLEGSCELNSELGEGTTISFSLPQHHAG